Below is a window of Populus trichocarpa isolate Nisqually-1 chromosome 3, P.trichocarpa_v4.1, whole genome shotgun sequence DNA.
TTCTTCACTCTCCCTCTATTCTTCTGGCTCTCTCGTTCAAAATCTTTTGCTATCATCAGGTCCATAGGTGAACGGACCATAACCGTGTTTTCTGATGTAGTTGCCTCGTCCCTCCTCGCACTTCCCTTCATATCACATTTCTCATTGACAAGAGAATAAATGGGGTTTTCAGAGAGCAAATCAGTACAAGGAACTCGTACCTTAGAGCTGGCACAACTCACATGAGCAACAAAGTAGCGACCTTCACAATAGCAGACCCAATCCCGCTGTTTACTTTCTCCTCACACTGGAAAATCGCTAATAGTTCATCCGAATCTTTTACATCCATGGGTGATGCAAGTTTCTCAAGAAAGTAGAAAGCTCTTATGACCCATAGCAAAGAGACCCGTAACAAAATCTGTCAGTTAAAATTACACGACTGGAGAGGAAATCAATACACTCCAACAGGCATTTTATACTCTCCCCTGCATTTTACAGATTAGTTTATCACAGCTTACTAGCATGCTAAAAGATAATGTAATTGCAGTGAGGCGTTTCAAATATAATGGATCAATGAAACAAACatgataataatttataatcaatctGAGCTGCGCAGATGAAGCAAAACGATCAAAATTTGTCAAGATGAATTGCTCTGATGCTGAACAacaattttctcaaatttacaAATCCTCTTTCACTACAGCACACTCATCCTACCCctggaagagaaggaaaaacacaaCTCCATGTATACTTAGGTTTCCAATGACAGTGTCACCCCTTCCTTTTTGTCATCGATGTGCGGCGTTCAGCTTCTCTCTCTGCTACCAAAACATGGAACTCTGGCCCAAGCATCTCATCTATTCCAAGATTCAGTGTGCTGCTCAAGTCAATAGTCTCCAGTATCACTTCTAAAGTTACATTAAAGCCCAAAATTGACAAGACACGGATAGCATTTGCTATCTGACATATGCTCCGCCTCGTCTCTAGTGGCATTTCTTTGGTTGTATTGGATTTGGTGAATTGTTGTTCCGTATTGTTTAGTTGATCCTCTACAATACAGTCCCTGGCCTCTACATGCTCACCAACCCAAATGAACCCATTACATCCTAGTATCAGGTCAACTCCATACTGTTCCAAATGAtggaaatgatgtttttgtcttttcactaGATATGGTGGAATCGTGAGCAACTGACCCTTCTCAAGCTGTCATGCATAAAAATATCACTATGAACAAGAATGATAAAAATGGCATAAAATAAAACGAAAGACTACGCTGAATATTGACTTCAACTGAAGTACCAATCAGAGATAATAGATAAGAACTATGTGCAGATCAATTAATCAGTAGCATTTGTAACTACattttcagaagaaaaaaaaaagacaaggcaGGCAATAACATTAGCATGTTAAATTAATACCCAAAAACTCCCAAAGtgccaattttatttttttctcttttccattaattttccTTATATCCTGTTAATATCATCCCACTTATAGATGGATATGCCAGATATCCTCATggggattaaaaatattattaatatgaattttctCTTTAGGGTCGACATTGATATCATTTTCACTATCTTTTTCCTGCCTCAACCTTGTGGGGAGTTGTCCAGCTTAGTGGTCAATTTCTATGTGAAGGACTAGTTTAAGTGGACATTTTAAAGGACACAATTATAGTACCCTTCAATTTGTGATTCTTTGTAATAGAGTAATAGACAAAAACGGAAAAGTTTGCCAACCCATAAAAGCACAATAGAAAAGCACTTTGGATGTAAATCAAACCTTTCCATACTTCTGACTTCTTGCTTGCAATTGTATGCCACCATCATTCTGAAAATTACGCACCTCACcctgaaaatgagaaaaaaagatagTTGCTTATAACATTTACCTATGCATTTGCTTTACTTTTTGGTAAAACATTGGTCGATCACGCAGGAAAATCAACAATGCATGACAACAGACTTACACACACAACATCATTCTCCTCAAAAATACTGCGCATGTTGAGTTCATCCAATGCAGTTCGCCGCCTCTAGCAATCAAACATATTGAATGCGCGCATATTagcaaagcaagaaaaaaagccCATTTCAGATCCTAAATATGAACAGATAGAACATATATTCCCAGCTTCTCAAACACATTTCATCTagaattccaaataaaatattttaggatcAAAGACGTGTAGATATGGAAGGGCCATAGGATAGTGCAATAGAAAGCGGCTTGGGCATGTAAACAAGAGGTTGCAGGTTTAAGCCATTGTGCGTAAGTAGCCATTTCATGCCAAACAAAAGTGCTAAATGGTAGGAccattcttgaaattttatttccaGGGATCCCATAAATGGGACATCACGTTACAAAACAAAGTTCTATAGTACAATTCTCATAGAATACCTCTCCTCCTCATCAAAACTCAAGAAGCAGGAGTATACTGTGACAGAATCACATGAGACTATAAATCATTTTAAGCCTGCGGTCCTTCAAATTTTAAAGCAAGCTTTGACAAAATCAACGTAGGCAGTCGGTGAGGAATTTGCTAGTGTTTCAACACAAACCATTATCGCAATTGAACAAAAGATACGCAGAGGAAGCTGCGGTTCTTCTTTCAGTTTGCCAAATATTCAGGAAAAGCAAACCAATTTACACAAGAACTCCTTTCCTCTCCATTTCAATCATCCAAAGATGTTATTACGATGGACCTTTCTCTTATGTTTCCAACATGGTCTTTAAATAACGAATGACTTCGTAAATCAAGATACAAAATCAGCACCAAAGATATGCATCTAAAAGAAGCATAATAAAGAGAGGGTTGATACCTGAAGCCCATCAGGTAAATTCATAGAAGAAAGCATCAAAACAGCATCTTGGCTGAAATTAATTTCCAATTTCCACCGCTTTTGCGCTACCTGGAAAACATTGATATattcatgataattaaaaaaaaaataaaacccataaGACCCATGAACGaatgaaaatcattttcaatcttCCAAATTCCAATGATACCTCAACAACACGCCCCACTATGATATCTCCAATCTCTGGCTTGTACCTAACAGTCAAtaataagtaattaattttattttattttattttaccattATAAAACAATGATGAATGGAAGTAATGTGATTATACCTGGCACGCAACGTGCGAACATACACTAATTTGTTAACACGCTCCACCACACCACAGAGCGTCGCCACCACTTCTCCGTCGCGCTCAGAGGTGCCATGACCCCTTCAtttaaacacaagaaagttAGATActttaacaaaacataaaataagaagttcaagggaaaaaaagagagagagaagcgcATACTTGAGGATGGTGTCTTCGTTGCTAACGGGGATGGTATCGGCGACAGTTACAGAAGCATTGAAGTTGGCTCTCAAATACAAAGATTCTAGCTGTTTCAGAGCTCTCTGCAACCTTATCTTTTGGGTTTGATTCAATGATATCTCTATCCCTCTCATTTCTCTGTCTCAACCCCACTAATCAATCGGATTTGGGGGCCGCCGCAGCTTCTGTTTCCGG
It encodes the following:
- the LOC7462802 gene encoding exosome complex component RRP4 homolog isoform X2, whose protein sequence is MRGIEISLNQTQKIRLQRALKQLESLYLRANFNASVTVADTIPVSNEDTILKGHGTSERDGEVVATLCGVVERVNKLVYVRTLRARYKPEIGDIIVGRVVEVAQKRWKLEINFSQDAVLMLSSMNLPDGLQGEVRNFQNDGGIQLQARSQKYGKLEKGQLLTIPPYLVKRQKHHFHHLEQYGVDLILGCNGFIWVGEHVEARDCIVEDQLNNTEQQFTKSNTTKEMPLETRRSICQIANAIRVLSILGFNVTLEVILETIDLSSTLNLGIDEMLGPEFHVLVAEREAERRTSMTKRKG
- the LOC7462802 gene encoding exosome complex component RRP4 homolog isoform X1, with translation MRGIEISLNQTQKIRLQRALKQLESLYLRANFNASVTVADTIPVSNEDTILKGHGTSERDGEVVATLCGVVERVNKLVYVRTLRARYKPEIGDIIVGRVVEVAQKRWKLEINFSQDAVLMLSSMNLPDGLQRRRTALDELNMRSIFEENDVVCGEVRNFQNDGGIQLQARSQKYGKLEKGQLLTIPPYLVKRQKHHFHHLEQYGVDLILGCNGFIWVGEHVEARDCIVEDQLNNTEQQFTKSNTTKEMPLETRRSICQIANAIRVLSILGFNVTLEVILETIDLSSTLNLGIDEMLGPEFHVLVAEREAERRTSMTKRKG